From the Anaerolineae bacterium genome, the window TTCGCCCCCTGAACCCCCAATTTTTCCCACCCTCGTGGGCTTAGGGTTTGCCACGGTTAAGGGTCCCCACTCGTGGGTGGTATGCAAAGGGTGGTTGATTGCTCCCTTTTTAAGGTTTTTGGGGGATACCCCCGAAGGTTCCCCGAAATGGACCAGAGGACCCGATATGTCCCGGTCGAGGTTTTTCACTTTTACAAGCCAGCAAAGCCAGGATTTCCCACGCCCTTTGTTTCCCAACACCGCCAGCACCAGAATTAATGCCTGAAGGTCAGTATGGTCCAGCCTTATGGTCAGGGTCTGGAGATCTCGCTCACCTCCCAAAATACGCTCCGGCACCTGTGCCAGCGCAGTCCAATCCTGCGTCTGGGATATTGCCATCAGTGTTCCCCGTATGGGCTGGTTTTTTCTCCTGCAGTTTACTTTGCACCAGCAGCCTTGCGGAGATCTTGAGCTAACTGTGGAAGGCCAATCCGGTCAAAGATTCCTGCTGCCTGCAATAGGTAGGGCCTGGCTTCCTCAATGCGACCCAGTTCGCGCAGAACCAGCCCGAAGTTACCCAGAGTAGCAGCAACGCCGTAGTGGTTGCCAATGGTCTGATGGAAAGATATAGCCTGATTCAGGAAAACGCGGGCTTCCTCTTCTTGACCCTGCTGGAGGGTCAGCAGGCTCATAGAAGCTAAAGTATTGGCCTCCCCAAGCCTATCGTCCACCTCCCGGAAAAGCTCAAGGGCCTTTTCGTAATACCCCAGGGCTTTGCCCATATCCTTCTGAAATCTATCCACATCACCAATGGCTCTGAGAGTATTGACCTCCCTAAGTCTTTCGCTTACCCCCAGGAAAAGCTTAAGGGCCCTCTTGTAATAC encodes:
- a CDS encoding tetratricopeptide repeat protein codes for the protein MQGKYGEALGYYKRALKLFLGVSERLREVNTLRAIGDVDRFQKDMGKALGYYEKALELFREVDDRLGEANTLASMSLLTLQQGQEEEARVFLNQAISFHQTIGNHYGVAATLGNFGLVLRELGRIEEARPYLLQAAGIFDRIGLPQLAQDLRKAAGAK